The following coding sequences lie in one Kamptonema formosum PCC 6407 genomic window:
- a CDS encoding response regulator codes for MKILVVEDDELTAQALVATLASQNYTVETASDGQEGWELTEAFAYDLILLDVTLPKLDGITLCQRLRSQGHQMPILLLTARNTSHDKALGLDAGADDYVVKPFEPEELAARIRALLRRNQLTSQSVLEWGDLVFDPISCEVTYKTKPLSLTAKEYALLELFLRNSRRVFSCGAILENLWSFEEVPSDEAVRTHIKGLRQKLKAAGAPTDMIETVYGIGYRLKPKERREGKGRRKDEETGERDIQSSDSSVSEGTQNQTLAMVSKVWSQFQQRVSEQVGVLERAVNALWHQELDRELQQLAKQEAHTLAGSLGTFGLSAGSELARRIERTLKVEQPLSQDRVRQLREWVRLLREEIERSHSISELSVTPTEPDPTPSATEATTADERPLLLIVDRDRSLAKKLIAEATTWGFDLEVATNLTIARNKIGLKSPDLVLLEPAIFPTAAESLTLLAELKKHAPPIPAIIFTERDDLTTRLEVARLGEHTFLPKSVPPSQILDAINQVLHQVDREKARVMVVDDDPKMLAIVRSLLEPWGLKIIALADPRQFWELLETTSPDLLILDIEMPQISGTELCQIVRNDSSWSSLPILFLTAHSDAESINQVFSVGADDFVSKPIVGPELVTRIINRLERIRAVKREMGDRQQAKAGLTRSELRLQLALEAGQMGIWDWNLLTNQIIWSEEHERLFGLAPGTFDGTDKMFYSYLHPEDCESLIAQLNLARQQQTDYSQYYRIVWSNGSIHWIESKGKFFYNETGEPVRILGTVRDITACKQAEEALQNEKNNLERRVTERTTELQEVNNCMQSELEEHKRIQEALQISQARFAGILDIAEDAIISLDRHQRITLFNQGAEKIFGYSAEEAIGQPLDVLLPLRFVQVHQQYVNDFGQSPIRSRRMGERREISGRRKDGTEFPAEASISKLNLDKEVAFTVFLQDITDRKQIERMKDEFISIVSHELRTPLTSIHGSLGMLASGLLKADSEEGKRMLYIAVDSTDRLVRLINDILDIERIESGRVKMEKQCCNVEDLITEAVNVVQALANKVEVTLSVSSLSISLWADPDRIVQTLINLLSNAIKFSHTGKIVWLTVQQQDRHLLFIVKDEGRGIPTEKLESIFERFQQVDSSDSRNHEGTGLGLAICRSIVQQHDGHIWVESVLGEGSIFYFMIPIRDCEQERIG; via the coding sequence ATGAAAATTTTAGTTGTAGAAGACGACGAACTGACCGCTCAAGCATTGGTAGCGACCCTTGCTAGCCAAAACTACACAGTCGAAACAGCTTCCGATGGACAAGAGGGGTGGGAATTAACAGAAGCCTTTGCCTATGACCTGATTCTGCTGGATGTCACACTACCCAAACTAGATGGGATTACGCTGTGTCAAAGGTTGCGATCGCAAGGCCATCAAATGCCAATTCTCCTGCTCACAGCTCGAAATACCAGCCATGACAAGGCTCTGGGCTTGGATGCAGGGGCGGATGATTATGTCGTCAAGCCTTTTGAACCGGAAGAATTAGCTGCTCGGATTCGCGCATTACTGCGCCGGAATCAGCTCACCAGTCAATCTGTACTGGAGTGGGGCGACTTGGTGTTCGATCCCATAAGCTGTGAAGTTACATATAAAACCAAACCTTTATCCCTGACTGCCAAAGAATATGCCCTGCTAGAGCTGTTTTTGCGAAATAGCCGCCGCGTATTTAGCTGTGGAGCAATCTTAGAAAACCTGTGGTCGTTTGAAGAGGTTCCCAGCGACGAAGCCGTTAGAACCCACATCAAAGGACTGCGGCAAAAGTTAAAAGCGGCTGGTGCGCCAACAGATATGATCGAAACCGTCTACGGGATCGGCTATCGCCTCAAGCCGAAGGAAAGGAGAGAGGGGAAGGGGAGACGCAAAGATGAGGAAACGGGAGAGAGAGATATTCAGAGTTCAGATTCTAGTGTTAGCGAAGGGACTCAAAACCAAACGCTGGCGATGGTCAGCAAAGTTTGGTCTCAATTCCAGCAACGGGTAAGCGAACAAGTTGGAGTCCTAGAACGAGCCGTTAACGCCTTGTGGCATCAGGAATTGGATCGGGAGTTACAACAACTGGCAAAACAGGAAGCTCATACGCTGGCGGGATCGTTGGGGACGTTTGGTTTATCGGCGGGTTCGGAATTGGCCCGACGGATCGAACGCACCTTAAAAGTTGAACAGCCTTTGAGCCAGGATCGAGTGAGACAATTACGCGAATGGGTGAGACTGCTGCGGGAGGAAATTGAGCGATCGCATAGTATTTCCGAATTATCGGTTACACCAACAGAGCCAGATCCTACTCCCTCTGCTACAGAGGCTACAACCGCAGATGAGCGTCCTTTACTGTTAATTGTCGATCGCGATCGCTCCCTAGCTAAAAAACTAATTGCTGAAGCTACAACCTGGGGATTCGATCTCGAAGTTGCTACCAACCTGACTATAGCCAGAAATAAAATCGGCTTAAAATCACCAGACTTAGTGCTTTTAGAGCCTGCGATTTTTCCTACAGCCGCAGAAAGTCTGACCTTATTAGCTGAATTAAAAAAACACGCTCCCCCTATTCCCGCCATCATCTTTACTGAACGCGATGATTTAACTACACGCTTAGAGGTTGCTCGTCTGGGGGAACACACATTCTTGCCAAAATCGGTTCCCCCCTCACAGATATTGGATGCAATTAACCAAGTATTGCATCAAGTAGATCGGGAAAAAGCGAGGGTAATGGTAGTCGATGACGATCCAAAAATGCTGGCAATTGTGCGATCGCTGCTCGAACCCTGGGGACTCAAAATCATCGCCCTTGCCGATCCCAGACAATTTTGGGAATTGTTAGAAACAACTTCACCCGATTTGCTGATTCTAGATATCGAAATGCCACAGATTAGTGGAACTGAACTCTGTCAAATTGTCCGAAACGACTCATCTTGGAGCAGCTTACCGATTCTATTTCTCACAGCTCACAGCGATGCTGAGAGCATCAACCAGGTCTTTTCAGTGGGTGCAGATGATTTTGTCAGTAAACCAATTGTCGGGCCAGAACTTGTCACCCGCATCATTAATCGACTAGAACGAATCCGAGCTGTCAAACGCGAGATGGGCGATCGCCAACAGGCAAAAGCAGGATTGACTAGGAGCGAACTGCGGCTCCAACTAGCCTTAGAAGCAGGTCAAATGGGGATTTGGGACTGGAACTTACTGACCAATCAAATTATCTGGTCTGAAGAACACGAAAGATTGTTTGGTCTGGCTCCTGGAACCTTTGATGGTACGGATAAAATGTTCTATTCTTACCTTCACCCAGAAGACTGTGAAAGTTTAATTGCCCAGTTAAATCTTGCCCGCCAACAACAAACAGACTATAGCCAATATTATCGGATCGTTTGGTCTAATGGTAGCATTCATTGGATTGAAAGTAAAGGAAAATTTTTTTATAACGAAACGGGTGAACCTGTCAGAATTCTAGGAACTGTTAGAGATATTACTGCTTGCAAACAAGCTGAGGAAGCGCTACAAAACGAAAAGAATAATCTAGAACGAAGAGTTACAGAGCGCACAACTGAGTTACAGGAAGTTAACAACTGTATGCAATCAGAACTGGAAGAACATAAACGCATCCAAGAAGCTCTCCAGATTTCCCAAGCGCGGTTTGCAGGCATTCTAGATATTGCAGAAGATGCCATTATCTCTCTCGATCGCCATCAGCGCATTACTCTATTTAACCAGGGAGCAGAGAAAATCTTTGGCTATTCAGCAGAGGAAGCGATCGGACAACCTCTAGATGTTTTGTTGCCATTACGCTTTGTTCAAGTCCATCAGCAATATGTAAATGACTTTGGGCAATCTCCTATTAGATCTCGGCGGATGGGAGAAAGGCGCGAAATTTCTGGTCGCCGCAAAGATGGTACTGAATTTCCAGCAGAAGCCTCTATTTCTAAATTGAATTTAGACAAAGAAGTAGCATTTACTGTATTTTTGCAGGATATCACTGACCGCAAGCAAATCGAGCGCATGAAAGATGAGTTTATCTCCATTGTTAGTCATGAACTCCGCACGCCCCTAACTTCGATTCATGGTTCGCTAGGAATGTTAGCAAGCGGTTTGCTCAAAGCGGACTCAGAGGAAGGTAAACGAATGTTATATATTGCCGTAGATAGCACCGATCGCCTAGTGCGTCTGATCAATGACATTCTAGATATCGAACGCATTGAGTCGGGCAGAGTGAAGATGGAAAAGCAATGCTGCAATGTTGAGGATCTGATTACAGAAGCAGTAAATGTAGTACAAGCTCTGGCTAATAAAGTTGAGGTAACTCTCTCGGTTTCCAGTCTCTCTATTTCGCTTTGGGCAGATCCAGATCGCATTGTCCAGACATTAATTAATTTGCTCAGCAACGCAATTAAATTTTCACATACTGGCAAGATAGTTTGGCTCACAGTTCAACAGCAAGATCGCCATCTATTGTTCATAGTTAAGGATGAAGGGCGTGGCATTCCTACTGAAAAACTTGAAAGTATTTTTGAGCGCTTCCAACAAGTAGATTCATCAGATTCTCGAAATCATGAAGGCACAGGTTTGGGTTTAGCTATTTGTCGCAGTATTGTGCAACAGCACGACGGTCATATTTGGGTGGAAAGCGTTCTAGGTGAGGGTAGTATATTCTATTTCATGATTCCGATTCGGGACTGCGAGCAGGAGAGGATAGGGTGA
- a CDS encoding response regulator encodes MTTKRILIVDNEEYIQEVAKVCLETVAGWEVLTASSGQECLSKAETEQPDAILLDVMMPDMDGLATFKKLQENSATKGIPVILLTAKIQSSDRRRYTQMGLSDAIAKPFNPLQLAGQVAAALGWKLDQ; translated from the coding sequence ATGACAACAAAACGCATTCTCATAGTTGATAATGAGGAATACATTCAAGAAGTTGCTAAGGTTTGCCTGGAAACCGTAGCGGGTTGGGAAGTGCTGACCGCTAGTTCTGGTCAAGAGTGCTTGAGTAAAGCCGAAACTGAACAACCTGATGCCATTTTGCTAGATGTGATGATGCCCGATATGGATGGGCTTGCGACTTTTAAAAAGCTTCAGGAAAATTCAGCGACTAAAGGTATTCCAGTAATTCTATTGACGGCAAAGATCCAATCCTCTGACCGTCGCCGCTATACTCAAATGGGTCTAAGTGATGCGATCGCTAAACCCTTTAATCCCCTGCAACTTGCCGGTCAAGTCGCTGCTGCATTGGGCTGGAAATTAGATCAATAA
- a CDS encoding AAA-like domain-containing protein: MQTNTLNFEQALAIVNQAVFTNAGRYLTDVETTIFHGAWLHQTYEEMAANTEYTVNYLQRTVGHKFWKLLSEALGEEVSKSNFRTALERKSVTLTPTKLPSDLSLEFPEGPVELDSTFYLERPPIELDCCQAILQPGALIRIKASRQMGKTSLLNRILNSAIQAGYKTVNLNLLLADRGVLKSLDQFLRWFCKCASRELQLPNKLADYWDEELFTSNTNCTNYFEDYLLSEIDTPVVLGLDEVDRIFPHPEIAQDFFGLLRVLHEYAKLKDSIWKKLRLVIVHSTDVYIPLKVNQSPFNVGLPIELPEFTPKQVQDLAERYGLNWETNTGEAYLADLMAMVGGHPYLVQLAIYHLRRQNLTLEQLLENAPTDLGIYREHLQGHWGTIQEYPQLATAFKQVVNTNGSVQLESMLQFKLLSIGLVKQQQNGVIPSCQLYRQYFQNKFRDRA, encoded by the coding sequence ATGCAAACAAACACTCTAAATTTTGAACAAGCCCTCGCCATCGTAAATCAAGCAGTTTTCACCAATGCTGGCAGATATCTAACTGATGTCGAAACTACTATATTTCACGGGGCGTGGCTGCATCAAACCTACGAAGAAATGGCAGCCAATACAGAATATACTGTCAATTATCTCCAGCGAACAGTCGGTCACAAATTCTGGAAATTACTTTCCGAAGCCTTGGGAGAAGAGGTAAGTAAAAGTAATTTTCGCACAGCACTAGAACGAAAATCTGTCACCTTAACGCCGACAAAATTACCATCTGACCTTTCACTAGAATTTCCAGAAGGGCCAGTTGAATTGGATTCAACTTTTTACCTAGAACGTCCGCCCATTGAATTAGATTGTTGTCAAGCAATTTTACAACCAGGAGCTTTAATCCGCATCAAAGCCTCCCGGCAAATGGGCAAAACTTCACTACTCAATCGAATTTTAAATAGTGCCATTCAAGCTGGATACAAAACAGTAAATTTAAACCTGTTGCTAGCAGATAGAGGAGTATTAAAAAGCCTGGATCAATTTCTCCGCTGGTTTTGCAAGTGCGCGAGCAGAGAGTTACAACTACCGAATAAATTAGCTGATTATTGGGATGAAGAACTGTTTACCAGCAATACTAACTGTACAAATTACTTCGAGGATTATCTACTTTCAGAAATAGATACACCAGTAGTATTAGGATTAGATGAAGTCGATCGCATTTTCCCTCATCCCGAAATTGCTCAAGATTTTTTTGGATTGCTGCGAGTATTGCACGAGTATGCAAAACTCAAGGATTCTATCTGGAAAAAACTGCGGCTAGTAATCGTACATTCCACAGATGTTTATATCCCTCTGAAGGTGAATCAATCCCCATTTAATGTTGGTTTGCCCATAGAATTACCCGAATTTACTCCCAAACAAGTACAAGATTTAGCGGAGCGTTACGGTCTAAATTGGGAGACTAATACAGGAGAAGCATATCTTGCAGATTTAATGGCAATGGTAGGAGGCCATCCTTATCTAGTACAATTGGCAATTTATCACCTCCGTCGTCAGAATTTGACCCTAGAACAATTGCTAGAAAATGCTCCTACAGATTTAGGAATTTACCGCGAACATTTGCAGGGACACTGGGGTACTATTCAAGAATATCCTCAACTGGCAACAGCTTTCAAACAGGTAGTTAATACTAACGGTAGCGTGCAGTTAGAATCAATGCTACAATTTAAATTGCTGAGTATTGGATTAGTCAAACAGCAGCAAAATGGGGTGATACCCAGTTGTCAGTTATATCGGCAGTATTTTCAAAATAAATTTCGCGATCGAGCTTAA
- a CDS encoding WD40 domain-containing protein has product MLIEKSYQVGGSLEDRHPTYVVREADNRLYNGLKKGEFCYVLNSRQMGKSSLWVRTFQRLNAEGIICAAIDLTEIGSLDVTPEKWYLGIVRRLVKEFDLSNKINCIDWWKQHNLLSPLDKFSEFIESVLLRELPQNIVIFIDEIDSIISLNFKDDFFAFLRACYNKRANNAEYNRLTFCLLGVGTPQDLITDKQRTQFNIGQGIELTGFTFEEAKLSLTEGLAEVADNPESVLQEILTWTGGQPFLTQKLCQIIAKNADSRTPNVEQIVRDYVIENWEYRDEPEHLKTIRDRILRSEQNSGRLLGLYQQILQDQVTADGSPEQTELLLSGLVVKQDGKLKIYNRIYQEIFNQKWVDRALASLRPYSEAITTWVNSSRLDDSRLLRGQALRDAQIWAADKSLNDLDYQFLAASLESEKREVIIALEAEKQASEILAIANQTLIEAQQKAKRTIQKALLGLGLISIAAIMAAWGAAYQTKEAFNAGSQKRQAEIAEIKALNSTSQALRVSGNQLDALVNSLRAAKKLQLLGAFNLLQKEVIRNLQGPLSEVQEYNRLEGHKGWVWDVSFSPDGKTIATVGDDKIVKLWSDRGELIKNLEGHSDRIYAVSFSPDGQKIATSSKDKTVKIWSIEGKLLETFSGHSESVFSVSFNPQGTILASASKDNTIKLWNLKQGSRGAEEQGGRGAEEQRGRGAEGQRSRGAEGQGSRGAQGEFFSSISPSPPLPISPAPHLPRSPAPLRPRPITLKGHNSGVTSLSWSRDGKMLASASFDNTVKLWSIEGEGGKKFAFIKNLKGQNTDVTSVSFSPNSDIIATVGADKLVKIWSINGTLLRTWEGHERGIRSLNFSPNGQTLATASEDNSVKIWRLDGSLLTTLKGHRAIIYGVSFSPDGQTIATASADNTVKLWRPDIWLLKTLEVKFPKDREHLVYGVSFNPNGNIVASASRDKTVKLWNLKAEGRRQKAEEFSYLRDSIIPLLLKGHQEWVYSVSFSPDGSTIASASKDKTVKLWSLGGEAIASWKAHNDEVFDASFSPDGQTIATASADKTVKLWNKNGKLLRTIAGHSGWVYSVCFSPDGQVIATASADRTVKLWNKNGKLLRTIAEGGGEVNWVTFSPDGRTIALASDDNTVKIRTVDGRLLRTLEDHSNKVSRVSFSPNGRVLASSSFDNTVKLWSLDGRLLKTLAGHRDRVYGLSWSTDGKMLASGSWDGTVKLWGVEEMTPLAVNSEMNDRVGELVGRTCDRIHDYLRYNLQDTTCN; this is encoded by the coding sequence ATGTTAATTGAAAAATCCTATCAAGTTGGGGGAAGTTTAGAAGATCGACACCCTACTTATGTAGTCAGGGAAGCAGATAATCGGCTTTATAATGGTTTGAAAAAAGGAGAATTTTGTTATGTATTGAATTCGCGCCAGATGGGGAAATCTAGTTTGTGGGTGCGAACTTTCCAAAGGTTAAATGCAGAAGGAATTATCTGCGCTGCTATCGATCTTACAGAAATTGGCAGTCTAGATGTAACGCCAGAAAAATGGTATTTAGGTATTGTCAGAAGATTAGTTAAGGAGTTTGATTTATCCAACAAAATTAACTGTATAGATTGGTGGAAACAACATAATTTATTGTCACCTTTAGACAAATTTAGCGAATTTATTGAGTCGGTTTTGCTGCGGGAGTTACCGCAAAATATTGTAATTTTTATAGATGAAATAGATAGTATTATCTCCCTCAATTTCAAAGATGATTTTTTTGCTTTTCTCCGTGCTTGCTACAACAAACGCGCCAACAATGCCGAATATAATCGCCTCACTTTTTGCCTTTTGGGAGTAGGTACGCCCCAGGATTTGATTACTGATAAACAGCGGACGCAGTTTAATATCGGTCAAGGTATTGAGCTAACTGGTTTTACTTTTGAGGAAGCGAAGCTATCTTTAACAGAGGGATTAGCAGAAGTTGCAGACAACCCTGAAAGTGTTTTACAAGAGATTCTAACTTGGACGGGAGGACAACCGTTTTTAACTCAGAAATTATGCCAAATAATTGCTAAAAATGCTGATAGTAGAACGCCGAATGTAGAGCAAATTGTCCGCGATTATGTTATCGAAAATTGGGAATATCGCGATGAACCCGAACATTTAAAGACAATTCGCGATCGCATCCTCAGAAGCGAACAGAATTCTGGCCGACTTCTGGGACTTTACCAGCAAATTTTACAGGATCAAGTTACCGCCGATGGTAGTCCTGAACAAACAGAATTACTACTATCTGGTTTAGTCGTTAAACAAGATGGGAAACTAAAAATTTACAACCGTATCTATCAAGAAATATTTAATCAAAAGTGGGTAGATAGAGCCTTAGCTTCTCTACGGCCCTATTCCGAAGCAATTACAACTTGGGTTAATTCCAGTCGCCTAGATGACTCGCGACTATTGCGGGGTCAAGCATTGCGGGATGCTCAAATCTGGGCCGCAGATAAAAGCTTAAACGATCTAGATTATCAATTTTTAGCTGCTAGTTTGGAATCCGAAAAACGAGAGGTGATAATTGCCTTAGAAGCTGAAAAACAGGCATCTGAAATATTAGCTATTGCTAATCAGACATTGATAGAAGCGCAACAGAAAGCTAAGCGCACAATCCAGAAAGCTCTTTTGGGACTTGGGCTAATTTCAATCGCAGCAATAATGGCCGCATGGGGAGCTGCTTATCAAACAAAAGAAGCATTTAATGCAGGTTCTCAAAAAAGACAAGCAGAAATTGCTGAAATCAAAGCGCTAAATTCCACATCTCAAGCTCTGCGAGTTTCAGGAAACCAGCTTGATGCTTTAGTAAATAGTTTGCGGGCGGCTAAAAAATTGCAGTTATTAGGAGCATTTAATCTCCTGCAAAAAGAAGTGATTCGCAATTTACAGGGGCCGCTATCCGAAGTGCAAGAGTACAATAGATTAGAAGGACATAAAGGTTGGGTTTGGGATGTGAGTTTTAGTCCCGATGGAAAAACTATTGCTACTGTTGGTGATGATAAAATTGTAAAACTTTGGAGCGATCGCGGTGAGTTGATTAAAAATCTCGAAGGACACAGCGATCGCATTTATGCGGTGAGTTTTAGTCCCGATGGTCAGAAAATCGCGACTAGCAGCAAAGATAAAACCGTGAAAATTTGGAGTATTGAAGGTAAATTACTTGAAACTTTTTCGGGTCATAGTGAAAGTGTTTTCAGTGTCAGTTTCAATCCTCAAGGAACGATTCTCGCTTCTGCAAGCAAAGACAATACTATAAAACTTTGGAATCTGAAGCAGGGGAGCAGAGGGGCAGAGGAGCAGGGGGGCAGAGGAGCAGAGGAGCAGAGGGGCAGAGGAGCAGAGGGGCAGAGGAGCAGAGGAGCAGAGGGGCAGGGGAGCAGAGGGGCACAAGGGGAATTTTTCTCTTCCATCTCCCCATCTCCCCCGCTCCCCATCTCCCCCGCTCCCCATCTCCCCCGCTCCCCCGCTCCCCTGCGCCCCCGCCCCATTACGCTTAAAGGACATAACAGCGGCGTTACGAGTTTGAGCTGGAGTAGGGACGGTAAAATGCTTGCTAGTGCTAGTTTTGACAACACCGTGAAACTTTGGAGCATTGAGGGCGAAGGGGGTAAGAAATTTGCTTTTATCAAAAATCTCAAGGGTCAAAATACTGATGTTACAAGTGTAAGTTTTTCCCCAAATAGTGATATTATTGCTACCGTTGGTGCTGACAAATTGGTGAAAATTTGGAGCATTAATGGAACGCTTTTAAGAACATGGGAAGGTCACGAGCGCGGAATTAGAAGCTTGAATTTTAGCCCGAACGGTCAGACATTAGCAACTGCCAGTGAAGATAATAGTGTGAAAATTTGGAGGCTTGACGGCAGTCTGTTAACAACATTAAAAGGTCACAGAGCGATAATTTATGGCGTGAGTTTTAGCCCTGATGGTCAAACTATTGCAACTGCTAGTGCAGACAATACGGTGAAACTCTGGAGACCTGATATTTGGCTATTGAAAACTCTCGAAGTCAAATTTCCAAAGGATCGCGAGCATTTGGTGTACGGTGTGAGTTTCAATCCTAATGGTAATATAGTAGCGTCGGCAAGCCGGGACAAAACGGTAAAACTTTGGAATTTGAAAGCAGAAGGAAGAAGGCAGAAGGCAGAAGAATTTAGTTATTTACGAGATTCAATTATTCCTTTGCTCCTGAAGGGGCATCAAGAATGGGTTTATAGCGTAAGTTTCTCACCAGATGGCTCTACAATTGCTTCAGCGAGTAAGGATAAAACGGTGAAACTTTGGAGTTTGGGGGGGGAGGCGATCGCAAGTTGGAAAGCTCACAACGATGAAGTCTTCGACGCGAGTTTTAGTCCTGATGGTCAAACTATTGCCACTGCTAGTGCTGACAAAACGGTGAAGCTTTGGAATAAAAATGGGAAATTGCTGCGGACGATCGCAGGTCACAGTGGTTGGGTTTACAGCGTTTGTTTCAGTCCCGACGGTCAAGTTATTGCTACTGCTAGCGCTGATAGAACAGTCAAACTCTGGAACAAAAATGGGAAATTGCTGCGAACGATCGCCGAAGGCGGCGGCGAGGTCAATTGGGTGACATTCAGCCCCGATGGCCGTACTATTGCCTTAGCCTCTGACGACAATACAGTAAAAATACGGACTGTGGACGGTCGCCTGTTGAGAACTCTAGAGGATCACAGCAATAAAGTTTCCAGAGTCAGTTTTAGCCCAAATGGTAGAGTTTTAGCCTCGTCTAGTTTTGACAATACTGTAAAACTTTGGAGTTTGGACGGTCGCTTATTGAAAACCCTCGCAGGCCATCGCGATCGCGTCTACGGCCTCAGTTGGAGTACCGACGGGAAAATGCTGGCATCGGGCAGTTGGGATGGAACGGTGAAACTTTGGGGCGTTGAAGAGATGACTCCGTTAGCTGTTAACAGTGAGATGAACGATCGCGTAGGAGAACTGGTAGGTCGAACTTGCGATCGCATCCACGACTATCTCAGGTACAACCTCCAAGACACCACCTGCAATTAA
- a CDS encoding WecB/TagA/CpsF family glycosyltransferase: MKMINVLNVSIHNFSAAELLRRLKCEGGVVFTTNVDHLMKLQKDRAFFQAYQEANYRVCDSKIVMYASKFLGSPLQEKISGSDFFPAFYTYYKHDKDVTIFLLGAAEGVAEKAMVEINAKVGRNIVIASHSPSFGFENNVEECHKIVDLINQSGATVLAVGVGSPKQEIWIHKYKDQLKNIKVLLGIGATIDFEAGYRNRAPKWMSEVGLEWFHRLLSEPQRLWKRYLLEGLPFFWLIFQQKLNIYQTPFVISPEFVAPNSQNIAAPKTQRTEASLMAEAQVAKQNTSKPIGQILQEAGLISSEQVAAVLQEQAEDNYRLRFGEILARRGWIKPETIDFLAEHLPNLAATKEKKPLGQYLKSAALLDDDQISTLLIEQRKTGKRFGEMAVHKGWLKAETIDWFLKYVAPELKSMSLV, translated from the coding sequence ATGAAAATGATTAATGTACTTAATGTATCCATCCACAATTTCTCAGCAGCCGAGTTACTTCGTCGGCTAAAGTGTGAGGGAGGAGTTGTCTTTACCACTAATGTAGACCACTTGATGAAGCTGCAAAAAGATAGAGCATTCTTCCAAGCTTATCAAGAGGCTAATTACCGGGTGTGTGACAGCAAAATCGTGATGTACGCCTCAAAATTTTTAGGCAGTCCCCTGCAAGAAAAAATATCGGGTTCTGATTTTTTCCCAGCCTTTTATACTTATTACAAACACGACAAAGATGTAACAATATTCCTGCTGGGCGCGGCTGAGGGCGTAGCAGAAAAAGCAATGGTCGAAATCAATGCCAAAGTTGGACGGAATATAGTAATCGCTTCTCATTCTCCCTCTTTTGGCTTTGAAAATAATGTAGAAGAATGCCACAAAATTGTAGATTTAATCAATCAATCGGGCGCTACAGTCTTAGCAGTTGGAGTGGGATCGCCCAAGCAAGAGATCTGGATTCACAAATATAAAGATCAACTAAAGAATATTAAAGTATTGTTGGGAATTGGTGCCACCATTGATTTTGAAGCTGGCTACCGCAATCGCGCCCCAAAATGGATGAGTGAAGTTGGCTTGGAATGGTTCCATCGGCTGCTATCGGAGCCTCAACGCCTCTGGAAAAGATATTTACTAGAAGGCTTACCTTTTTTCTGGCTGATTTTCCAACAGAAGTTAAACATCTATCAAACTCCTTTTGTAATTTCTCCTGAGTTTGTAGCCCCCAATTCCCAAAATATTGCTGCACCTAAAACTCAAAGAACCGAAGCTAGCCTGATGGCTGAAGCTCAAGTAGCTAAGCAAAATACCTCAAAACCAATCGGTCAAATTTTGCAAGAGGCCGGCTTAATTTCCTCTGAGCAAGTAGCAGCGGTGCTGCAAGAACAAGCAGAAGATAATTACCGCCTGCGGTTTGGGGAAATTCTAGCGCGGCGAGGTTGGATCAAGCCTGAAACTATTGATTTTTTGGCAGAGCATTTGCCAAATTTAGCGGCAACAAAGGAGAAAAAACCTTTAGGTCAATATCTTAAATCTGCTGCACTGTTAGATGACGATCAAATTAGTACGCTTTTGATTGAGCAACGCAAAACAGGGAAGCGCTTCGGGGAGATGGCCGTTCACAAAGGCTGGCTTAAGGCGGAAACTATAGACTGGTTTCTGAAATATGTTGCTCCTGAACTAAAATCCATGTCTTTGGTTTAA